In Neisseria animalis, a single window of DNA contains:
- a CDS encoding AmpG family muropeptide MFS transporter, with translation MTESRSGTLRQIFSRRMLICIFTGFTSGLPLYFLINLIPAWLRSEHIDLKTIGLFALIGLPFTWKFVWSPLMDAVRLPLLGRRRGWMLVTQVCLLASLAAYAFLNPHRHMAVIMALSFVVAFFSASQDIVLDAFRREILPDNELGLGNAIHVNAYRIAALVPGSLSLVLADIMPWQNVFVITALFMIPGLLMTLFLAREPELPPQAPRTLQQTIVEPFQEFFTRKGVRQALMVLAFIFFYKLGDSMATALATPFYLDMGFSKTDIGLIAKNAGLWPAVVFGIIGGIWMLKLGINKALWLFGVVQWVTILGFVWLASYQHFDTIGMNERIMLAVVIGAEAVGVGLGTAAFVAYMARETNPAFTATQLALFTSLSAVPRTFINATTGYLIEWLGYVDFFWLCFILAAPGMLLLFKVAPWHGEKQNTTQTAV, from the coding sequence ATGACCGAATCCCGTTCCGGCACACTGCGCCAAATTTTTTCGCGCCGTATGCTGATCTGCATTTTCACCGGCTTTACTTCCGGTCTGCCGCTGTATTTCCTCATCAACCTGATTCCCGCATGGCTGCGCAGCGAACACATTGATTTGAAAACCATCGGCCTGTTTGCCCTGATTGGTTTGCCGTTTACTTGGAAATTCGTCTGGTCGCCGCTGATGGATGCGGTGCGCCTACCCCTGCTCGGCCGCCGGCGCGGTTGGATGCTGGTAACGCAAGTCTGCCTGCTGGCTTCCTTGGCCGCCTATGCCTTTCTGAATCCGCACCGGCATATGGCCGTGATTATGGCTTTATCCTTTGTGGTCGCCTTTTTCTCCGCCAGCCAAGACATCGTACTGGACGCATTCCGCCGCGAAATCCTACCCGACAACGAACTGGGTTTGGGCAACGCCATCCACGTCAACGCCTACCGCATTGCCGCGCTCGTACCCGGTTCGCTGAGTCTGGTTTTGGCAGACATCATGCCTTGGCAGAATGTTTTCGTGATTACCGCGCTGTTTATGATTCCCGGCCTACTGATGACGCTTTTTTTGGCACGCGAACCGGAATTGCCGCCGCAGGCTCCGCGTACCTTGCAGCAAACCATCGTCGAGCCGTTTCAAGAATTTTTCACCCGCAAAGGCGTGCGGCAGGCACTGATGGTGCTGGCGTTTATCTTCTTCTACAAACTCGGCGACAGCATGGCCACCGCGCTGGCCACACCGTTTTATCTTGACATGGGCTTCAGCAAAACCGACATCGGTCTGATTGCCAAAAACGCCGGATTATGGCCGGCAGTGGTTTTCGGCATCATCGGCGGCATCTGGATGCTGAAGCTGGGCATCAACAAAGCCTTATGGCTCTTCGGCGTGGTTCAGTGGGTAACGATTTTGGGCTTTGTCTGGCTGGCAAGCTACCAGCATTTTGATACCATCGGCATGAACGAACGCATTATGCTGGCGGTTGTTATCGGTGCAGAGGCAGTCGGTGTCGGTTTGGGCACGGCAGCTTTCGTGGCGTATATGGCGCGGGAAACCAATCCTGCCTTTACCGCCACGCAGTTGGCTCTGTTTACCAGTCTCTCCGCTGTGCCGCGCACGTTTATCAACGCCACGACCGGCTACTTGATCGAATGGCTGGGTTATGTCGATTTCTTCTGGCTGTGTTTCATACTCGCCGCCCCCGGAATGCTGCTGCTGTTCAAAGTCGCGCCGTGGCACGGTGAAAAGCAGAATACAACTCAAACCGCCGTTTAA
- a CDS encoding sigma-54-dependent transcriptional regulator, translating to MSRLQQPVLVVDDEADIRDLMEMTLMKMGLQVDTAVGVEEAKSKLAGNRYSLVLTDMRMPDGSGLEVVQYLNELMLDTPIAVITAFGNADQAVEALKAGAFDYLQKPITLSQLRSLVKSAISVNENNETAPPRAPAEPSAPQPAAETPPQNTMPLFADGMVQEKNDVPSEPESIAGKPQVGGEADMPRLLGGSPQMVEARHLIRRLAGSNVPVYIAGESGTGKEQAARTIHELSERAGKPFVAVNCGAIPENLMESEFFGYKKGSFTGADQDRSGFFQYADGGTLFLDEVADLPLAMQVKLLRAIQEKAVRRIGDAQETAVDVRIICATHKNLEALVESGAFRQDLYYRLNVVSVQMPPLREMREDMDALITYLLHKHCKNRRYTLSPKAQDALRHYSYPGNFRELENILERAVALAVGDVIQLDDLQIQMPSAHSADRQSESETAERPSLVCTAESVASAGCLQAFDPRTMQIQDYLDEVERDIIRQILQQTRYNRTQAAKLLGISFRSMRYRMERLGIE from the coding sequence ATGAGTAGATTGCAACAGCCGGTATTGGTGGTAGACGACGAAGCGGATATCCGCGACCTGATGGAAATGACCCTGATGAAAATGGGTTTGCAAGTCGATACGGCCGTCGGCGTAGAAGAAGCCAAAAGTAAGCTGGCAGGCAACCGTTATTCGCTGGTGCTGACCGATATGCGTATGCCCGACGGTTCGGGCTTGGAAGTCGTGCAGTATTTGAACGAATTGATGCTGGATACGCCGATTGCCGTGATTACCGCGTTCGGCAATGCCGATCAGGCAGTAGAAGCTTTGAAAGCCGGCGCGTTCGACTACCTGCAAAAACCGATAACCCTTTCCCAACTGCGCTCGCTGGTCAAATCTGCCATCAGCGTTAATGAAAACAACGAAACCGCACCGCCGCGCGCGCCGGCAGAGCCGTCTGCACCTCAACCCGCAGCAGAAACGCCGCCGCAGAATACCATGCCGTTGTTTGCAGACGGCATGGTTCAGGAAAAAAACGATGTGCCGTCCGAACCGGAAAGCATTGCCGGCAAGCCGCAAGTCGGCGGAGAAGCGGATATGCCCAGATTGTTGGGCGGTTCTCCGCAGATGGTGGAAGCCCGCCATTTAATCCGGCGTTTGGCAGGCAGCAATGTTCCCGTTTATATCGCAGGCGAATCGGGTACGGGCAAAGAGCAGGCGGCGCGAACCATACACGAGCTGTCCGAACGCGCAGGCAAGCCGTTTGTTGCCGTCAACTGCGGTGCGATTCCCGAAAATCTGATGGAAAGCGAGTTTTTCGGTTATAAAAAAGGCAGCTTTACCGGAGCCGATCAAGACCGCAGCGGTTTTTTCCAATATGCAGACGGCGGCACGCTGTTTTTGGACGAAGTGGCCGATTTGCCGCTGGCCATGCAGGTTAAATTGTTGCGCGCCATTCAGGAAAAAGCCGTCCGCCGTATTGGTGATGCACAGGAAACCGCTGTCGATGTGCGGATTATCTGCGCCACCCATAAAAATCTTGAAGCCTTGGTGGAAAGCGGCGCATTCCGTCAAGACCTGTATTACCGCTTGAATGTCGTGTCCGTCCAAATGCCGCCGTTGCGCGAAATGCGCGAAGACATGGACGCGTTGATTACCTACCTGCTGCATAAACATTGTAAGAACCGCCGTTATACGCTTAGCCCGAAAGCGCAGGACGCGTTGCGGCATTACAGCTATCCGGGCAATTTCCGCGAGCTGGAAAATATTTTGGAACGCGCCGTTGCTTTGGCGGTGGGAGATGTGATTCAGTTGGACGATTTGCAAATCCAAATGCCGTCTGCACATTCTGCAGACCGACAGTCGGAATCGGAAACCGCAGAGCGGCCGTCGTTGGTTTGTACGGCAGAAAGCGTGGCTTCGGCAGGCTGTTTGCAGGCTTTTGATCCGCGTACCATGCAGATACAGGATTATTTGGACGAGGTGGAGCGCGATATTATCCGCCAAATATTGCAACAAACGCGCTATAACCGCACACAGGCAGCCAAGCTGTTGGGCATCAGTTTCCGCTCCATGCGTTACCGTATGGAACGCTTGGGCATTGAATAA
- a CDS encoding ATP-binding protein, which yields MGGYSFRQQSWEAQRGKIPGLVNIARIAIVLPLLIFQLLSTDSALNPDNFNFPSVEFYSWVLLYTFLIFLTIFRPDWQLQSLDLPNASAAVDISMMMLLVYVVGGLETGLGILVLPFVATSCLLSYGRYPMLYASYTAMLIVFNLLLGEGIRFNPLEWYTDQVLRAVILIGAAYLVAFLISFVTGHLKEANESAEHSQQAVNQLSGVNRMVINSVQEAVVVIDAAQQVWFFNRKAKVYFPAMMVGFHETAFSELVQRWHVFPEKSFETDIRVAQQVMHVRAVPLIQEEGEFLILYIRSLREVAAEAMSTKLASLGQLTSNLAHEIRNPMSAIRHASDLLQEGEEDGVKCKLYGIIDSNIRRIDKMLEEVSMMNKRDGFKREAVNLMKFWLSFKQEFVLNNPQAVGCIHMRMDGNNLTAVADVMHLQQIMWNLCNNAWKHSRQDENAVTVLMRPSGYSHISIVVSDNGQGVPVENRSRLFDPFFTTDKKSGTGLGLYVALELAHANFGQLQYRPEMNGFELILPKESNE from the coding sequence ATGGGCGGATATTCGTTCAGACAACAAAGTTGGGAGGCGCAGCGCGGCAAAATTCCGGGCTTGGTCAATATCGCCCGTATCGCCATTGTGCTGCCGCTGCTGATTTTCCAACTGCTTTCCACCGACTCTGCACTCAATCCCGACAATTTCAATTTTCCCAGTGTTGAGTTTTACAGCTGGGTCTTGCTCTACACTTTTTTGATTTTCCTGACAATTTTTCGCCCCGACTGGCAGTTGCAGAGTTTGGATCTGCCTAATGCCAGTGCCGCTGTCGACATCAGCATGATGATGCTGTTGGTATATGTGGTCGGCGGCTTGGAAACGGGTTTGGGGATTTTGGTGTTGCCGTTTGTGGCCACTTCCTGCCTGCTCAGTTACGGGCGTTATCCCATGCTGTATGCCAGCTATACCGCCATGCTGATTGTGTTCAACCTGCTTTTGGGGGAGGGTATCCGCTTCAATCCGCTCGAATGGTATACCGATCAGGTATTGCGGGCGGTGATACTGATTGGTGCGGCCTATTTGGTGGCGTTTTTAATTTCTTTTGTGACCGGACATTTGAAGGAAGCCAATGAGTCTGCCGAACACAGCCAGCAGGCGGTAAACCAGTTGAGCGGGGTCAACCGCATGGTCATCAACAGTGTGCAGGAAGCTGTGGTGGTTATTGATGCGGCGCAGCAGGTCTGGTTTTTCAACCGCAAAGCAAAAGTATATTTTCCGGCCATGATGGTCGGCTTTCATGAAACGGCGTTTTCGGAGCTGGTACAGCGGTGGCATGTGTTTCCCGAAAAGTCGTTTGAAACCGATATCCGTGTTGCCCAGCAGGTTATGCACGTGCGCGCCGTGCCGCTGATTCAGGAAGAGGGCGAATTTCTGATTCTGTATATCCGCTCATTGCGCGAAGTGGCGGCTGAAGCAATGTCCACCAAGCTGGCCTCGTTGGGGCAGCTTACGTCCAATCTGGCGCATGAAATCCGCAATCCGATGTCTGCCATACGCCATGCCAGCGATTTGCTGCAAGAGGGCGAAGAAGACGGGGTGAAGTGTAAACTGTACGGCATCATCGACAGCAATATCCGCCGTATCGATAAAATGCTGGAAGAAGTGTCGATGATGAACAAGCGGGACGGCTTCAAAAGGGAGGCGGTCAACCTGATGAAGTTCTGGTTATCCTTCAAGCAGGAGTTTGTCCTGAACAATCCGCAAGCCGTCGGCTGTATCCACATGAGAATGGACGGCAACAATTTGACCGCCGTTGCCGATGTTATGCATTTGCAGCAAATCATGTGGAACTTGTGCAACAATGCTTGGAAGCACAGCCGTCAAGATGAGAATGCGGTAACGGTGCTGATGCGCCCGAGCGGCTATTCGCATATTTCCATCGTGGTATCGGACAACGGACAAGGCGTGCCGGTGGAAAACCGCAGCCGTCTTTTCGATCCTTTTTTTACCACAGACAAAAAAAGCGGAACGGGTTTGGGGCTGTATGTGGCGCTGGAGCTGGCACATGCCAATTTCGGGCAGTTGCAGTACCGCCCGGAAATGAACGGATTTGAACTGATTTTGCCGAAAGAGAGTAATGAGTAG